The Bdellovibrionota bacterium genome has a window encoding:
- a CDS encoding metal ABC transporter permease, translating into MTAAEWTEVFRFLAAPFVMCLILAGIHCYLGLHVLARGVIFVDLSLAQVAAFGATVAILFGFEHHGTATYFVSLAATFLAAALFSLARRHEELFPQEAVIGIVYALSSAAVVLVVDRAAHGAEHIKDLLVGQVLWVTWGDVFRTGLIYGAVGAVHFIFRKPLIRSSFEKGERTTPFWDFLFYALFGVVITSSVSLAGILQVFAYLIVPSVVSTLFCKSIRARLLFGWTLGFCLSLLGIVFSHRWDLPAGAFIVVCFTSLPVLLLLLLPLTKLLALRK; encoded by the coding sequence ATGACGGCGGCTGAATGGACGGAGGTTTTTCGCTTCCTCGCGGCACCGTTCGTCATGTGCCTGATCCTGGCGGGTATCCATTGTTACCTCGGCCTGCACGTCCTGGCCCGGGGAGTCATCTTCGTGGACTTAAGCCTCGCGCAAGTCGCAGCTTTCGGCGCGACGGTGGCCATCTTGTTCGGGTTCGAGCATCACGGGACGGCCACCTACTTTGTTTCGCTCGCCGCCACTTTTTTGGCCGCAGCGCTCTTTTCCCTTGCGCGCCGGCACGAAGAACTCTTCCCGCAAGAAGCCGTTATTGGCATCGTTTACGCCCTTTCTTCCGCTGCCGTCGTGCTCGTGGTCGACCGGGCGGCTCACGGCGCCGAGCACATCAAGGATCTTCTCGTGGGGCAGGTATTGTGGGTCACGTGGGGAGATGTCTTTCGGACCGGTCTGATTTACGGTGCCGTCGGAGCGGTGCATTTTATCTTCCGAAAACCGCTCATTCGATCCTCCTTCGAAAAAGGGGAACGCACGACGCCCTTCTGGGATTTTCTTTTTTACGCCCTTTTCGGCGTGGTGATCACCTCGTCCGTAAGTCTCGCGGGCATCTTGCAGGTGTTTGCTTATTTGATCGTCCCTTCGGTAGTGAGCACGCTGTTTTGTAAATCGATTCGAGCGCGCCTCCTTTTCGGGTGGACTCTCGGATTCTGTCTGAGCCTTCTGGGCATCGTCTTCAGCCACCGGTGGGATCTCCCGGCCGGAGCATTCATCGTTGTATGCTTTACGTCCCTGCCGGTGCTTCTCCTCCTTCTTTTGCCGTTGACAAAACTTCTAGCTCTCCGGAAATGA
- a CDS encoding ATP-binding protein, producing MNRYLEKSIARDLRKKMVFLGGPRQVGKTTLGFHLLSSKKSYLNWDVPEHRESILRREFPRGNPILFDEIHKYRSWRNYLKGLYDNPDFGRQILVTGSARLDLYRYGGDSLQGRHYYYRLHPLSFAELRMKTKADLFGLLELGGFPEQFLNTSRVDSKRWSNDYRTRLIRDDLRSLESLQDLGNIELMMLRLPSLVGAPLSLNAIREDLQVSHHSVRRWLDALERLYAFFRLPPFGSPKIRAVKKEQKHYHFDWTLVQEPGLRFENMVACHLLKWTHFLHDTEGQNLELRYFRDIDKREVDFAVLEDSSPILFLECKWADEKLHPGLLYLKERFPKTRSVQIAAQGSRDVVHASGVEIMPAERFLATLV from the coding sequence GTGAATCGCTACCTGGAAAAATCGATCGCGCGGGATCTCCGGAAAAAAATGGTATTCCTGGGAGGGCCCCGGCAAGTAGGCAAAACCACGCTCGGGTTTCACCTGCTTTCCAGTAAGAAGAGTTACCTGAATTGGGATGTGCCGGAGCATAGGGAATCCATTTTGCGTCGTGAGTTCCCGCGCGGAAATCCCATTTTATTCGACGAAATTCACAAATACAGATCGTGGAGAAATTATCTCAAAGGATTGTATGACAATCCTGATTTTGGAAGGCAAATCCTGGTGACTGGCAGTGCCCGATTGGACCTGTATCGATACGGAGGGGATTCTTTGCAGGGAAGGCATTACTACTATCGACTGCACCCCCTCAGTTTTGCCGAATTAAGAATGAAAACCAAAGCGGACCTTTTCGGACTCCTCGAATTGGGGGGATTTCCGGAGCAATTTCTAAATACATCGCGGGTCGATTCCAAGCGCTGGTCCAATGACTATCGCACGCGCCTGATTCGAGACGACTTGCGTTCTTTGGAATCACTACAAGATCTTGGGAACATCGAGCTGATGATGCTCCGCCTCCCCTCGTTGGTAGGTGCTCCGTTGTCGCTCAATGCAATTCGAGAGGATTTGCAGGTCAGCCATCATTCGGTTCGACGTTGGTTGGATGCGCTTGAGCGGCTGTACGCATTCTTCCGGCTTCCTCCGTTTGGTTCGCCCAAAATTCGGGCTGTCAAAAAGGAACAAAAACATTACCATTTCGATTGGACGCTCGTTCAGGAACCGGGATTACGATTCGAGAATATGGTTGCCTGCCATCTGTTGAAATGGACTCATTTTCTCCATGATACGGAAGGCCAAAATCTGGAACTTCGGTATTTTCGGGATATCGACAAACGCGAGGTTGATTTCGCCGTATTGGAAGATTCTTCACCCATCCTGTTTTTGGAATGTAAATGGGCGGACGAGAAGCTGCATCCGGGGCTCTTGTACCTCAAGGAGCGGTTTCCTAAGACCCGATCGGTCCAAATCGCAGCTCAAGGTTCCAGGGATGTGGTGCACGCAAGTGGTGTTGAGATCATGCCCGCCGAAAGATTCCTAGCGACATTAGTTTAG
- the groL gene encoding chaperonin GroEL (60 kDa chaperone family; promotes refolding of misfolded polypeptides especially under stressful conditions; forms two stacked rings of heptamers to form a barrel-shaped 14mer; ends can be capped by GroES; misfolded proteins enter the barrel where they are refolded when GroES binds) gives MSAKILMFGEDARKKVLNGVNVLANAVKVTLGPRGRNVVLDKTFGSPIITKDGVTVAKEIELEDKFENMGAQMVKEVASKTSDAAGDGTTTATVLAQALFRDGSKMVAAGSNPMDLKRGIDKAVEAVVNELKRISKPVAGRKEIAQIGTVSANGDTLIGDILSEAMDKVGKEGVITVEEAKSMETTLDIVEGMQFDRGYLSPYFVTDAERMEVVLEDPYILIHEKKISSMKDLLPILEKIAQSGKPMLIIAEEVEGEALATLVVNKLRGTLKCASVKAPGFGDRRKAMLEDIATLTGGRCISEDLGVKLENLTMQDLGRAKRITIDKENTTIVDGAGKRADIDGRVKQIKAQIEETTSDYDREKLQERLAKLVGGVAVINVGAATETEMKEKKARVEDALHATKAAVEEGVVAGGGVAYLRCLGAVESLKLKGDEKYGADIVRRALEEPLRQITQNAGVDGSIALEKVKNGSGAFGFNAQTEQYEDLMKSGIIDPTKVARTALQNAASVASLLITTEALVAEKPEEKKAPGMPAGGGMGGMGGMDY, from the coding sequence ATGTCAGCGAAAATTCTTATGTTCGGCGAAGACGCCCGGAAGAAAGTGTTGAACGGCGTCAATGTTCTCGCCAATGCCGTGAAGGTCACACTCGGCCCTCGCGGACGCAACGTAGTGTTGGACAAGACATTCGGCAGCCCGATTATCACCAAGGACGGGGTCACCGTCGCGAAGGAGATCGAGCTCGAAGACAAATTCGAGAATATGGGCGCTCAAATGGTGAAGGAAGTCGCGTCGAAAACGTCGGATGCGGCCGGTGACGGCACGACCACGGCGACTGTTTTGGCCCAGGCCCTCTTTCGGGATGGCTCCAAGATGGTGGCTGCGGGCAGCAACCCGATGGATCTCAAGCGCGGCATCGACAAGGCCGTGGAAGCGGTCGTGAACGAACTGAAAAGGATCTCGAAACCCGTCGCGGGACGGAAAGAGATTGCGCAAATCGGCACGGTCTCGGCCAACGGCGACACGCTCATCGGCGACATTCTGTCGGAAGCGATGGACAAGGTCGGCAAAGAGGGCGTGATTACGGTGGAAGAGGCGAAGTCGATGGAAACCACACTCGACATCGTGGAAGGGATGCAGTTCGATCGCGGCTACCTCTCTCCATACTTCGTTACGGATGCGGAGCGGATGGAAGTGGTGCTCGAAGATCCTTACATCCTCATTCACGAGAAGAAGATCAGCTCGATGAAAGATCTTCTTCCGATCCTGGAAAAGATCGCGCAGAGCGGAAAGCCGATGCTCATCATCGCCGAAGAGGTTGAGGGTGAGGCTCTCGCGACGCTCGTCGTGAACAAACTGCGCGGCACATTAAAGTGCGCGTCGGTGAAGGCTCCGGGCTTCGGCGATCGCCGCAAGGCGATGCTCGAAGACATCGCGACGCTCACCGGCGGCCGCTGCATCTCCGAAGATCTCGGCGTAAAGCTCGAGAACCTCACGATGCAGGACCTGGGCCGGGCAAAGAGAATCACGATCGACAAGGAAAACACCACGATCGTGGATGGCGCGGGCAAACGAGCCGACATCGACGGACGCGTGAAGCAGATTAAGGCGCAGATCGAGGAAACGACCTCGGACTACGACCGAGAAAAGCTCCAAGAGCGTCTGGCGAAGCTGGTCGGAGGCGTGGCGGTCATCAACGTTGGCGCGGCGACCGAAACCGAGATGAAAGAGAAGAAAGCCCGGGTGGAGGACGCCCTGCACGCGACGAAAGCGGCCGTGGAAGAGGGAGTGGTTGCCGGAGGCGGCGTGGCCTATCTCCGCTGTCTCGGCGCGGTCGAAAGCCTCAAACTCAAGGGTGACGAGAAATACGGCGCGGACATCGTTCGCCGAGCTCTCGAAGAGCCTCTTCGACAGATTACGCAGAACGCGGGTGTCGACGGTTCCATCGCTCTGGAGAAGGTGAAGAACGGCAGCGGCGCGTTTGGGTTTAACGCCCAGACGGAGCAGTACGAGGACCTCATGAAGTCGGGCATTATCGATCCGACCAAAGTGGCCCGTACGGCCCTTCAGAACGCGGCGTCGGTCGCCTCTCTGCTCATCACCACCGAAGCTCTCGTGGCGGAAAAGCCCGAAGAGAAAAAGGCCCCGGGCATGCCCGCCGGCGGCGGAATGGGTGGAATGGGAGGGATGGACTACTAA
- the groES gene encoding co-chaperone GroES, which translates to MTIKPLHDRVLIKRITEEEKTKGGIIIPDTAKEKPMEGKVVAVGQGKRLKDGKIQPMAVKKGDRVLFAKYAGNEIKINGEEHLILGEDEILGILE; encoded by the coding sequence ATGACCATTAAACCGTTACATGACCGTGTTCTGATCAAGCGGATCACGGAGGAAGAAAAGACAAAGGGCGGAATTATTATTCCCGACACGGCGAAAGAAAAGCCGATGGAAGGAAAAGTGGTAGCCGTAGGACAAGGAAAACGTCTCAAGGACGGCAAAATTCAGCCCATGGCCGTGAAGAAAGGGGACCGCGTCCTCTTTGCGAAGTACGCCGGGAACGAAATCAAAATCAACGGCGAAGAGCATCTGATCCTCGGTGAGGATGAGATTCTCGGGATCCTAGAGTAA
- a CDS encoding zinc ribbon domain-containing protein: protein MPIYEYECLSKGHRFEELQKVKARPLQKCPVCGGKVRKLISSTAFHLKGGGWYKDGYASAKPGKASESGSSTSGTSESKSDSKTKDTSKKEAT from the coding sequence ATGCCGATTTACGAGTACGAATGCCTCTCCAAAGGGCATCGGTTTGAAGAGCTTCAAAAAGTTAAGGCTCGACCGTTACAGAAATGCCCAGTGTGCGGAGGGAAAGTGCGAAAGCTAATTTCTTCTACGGCATTCCACCTGAAAGGGGGCGGTTGGTATAAAGACGGCTACGCCAGTGCAAAACCTGGCAAAGCGTCTGAGTCCGGCTCGTCGACTTCTGGAACATCCGAAAGTAAGTCTGATTCAAAAACCAAAGACACCTCAAAAAAGGAGGCTACATGA
- a CDS encoding DMT family transporter, giving the protein MRRSSALFLLLTAATLWSTAGILIKSVDWSPLAIAGARSAIAACVIAVFCRPLRFTRSRSELLGAVAYASTVVLFVIANKLTTAANAILLQYTAPIYVALFAPWFLGEKATKLDWITIFVALGGMGLFFVEDLSIGNVWGNILAIVSGFSFGWLALLLRIQKHASPIQSIFWGNCLAGVIAIPAYFDAGPSHKGSAILVTMGVFQLALPYILYAKAIKEVTAMEAMLIPLIEPVLNPIWVLIFLGERPPPWCLVGGTIILGSILARALFLRRASLTTVHP; this is encoded by the coding sequence GTGAGGCGATCGAGTGCGCTGTTTCTCCTTCTGACGGCCGCGACTCTTTGGAGCACGGCGGGTATTCTCATCAAATCGGTCGATTGGTCGCCGCTCGCGATCGCCGGTGCCCGGAGCGCCATCGCCGCTTGCGTAATCGCAGTTTTTTGCCGGCCGCTCCGATTTACGCGCTCCCGATCGGAACTTCTGGGCGCGGTGGCTTACGCTTCCACTGTGGTGCTCTTCGTGATCGCGAACAAACTTACGACGGCGGCCAATGCGATCTTGCTGCAATATACAGCGCCGATCTACGTGGCCTTGTTCGCTCCGTGGTTTCTCGGGGAGAAGGCGACGAAGTTGGATTGGATTACGATCTTCGTCGCGTTGGGGGGAATGGGTCTCTTCTTCGTGGAAGATCTATCGATCGGCAACGTGTGGGGGAACATCCTGGCCATCGTCAGCGGTTTCAGTTTTGGATGGCTCGCGCTACTTCTCCGGATACAAAAGCACGCTTCTCCGATTCAATCCATTTTCTGGGGAAACTGTCTCGCAGGCGTGATCGCCATCCCGGCTTATTTCGACGCGGGCCCCTCTCATAAAGGCTCGGCCATCTTGGTTACGATGGGGGTTTTTCAGCTCGCGTTGCCGTACATTTTATACGCGAAAGCCATCAAAGAAGTGACGGCCATGGAAGCGATGCTGATCCCCCTTATCGAACCGGTCCTCAATCCAATCTGGGTTCTGATCTTTTTGGGAGAACGGCCGCCTCCGTGGTGTCTGGTTGGGGGGACGATTATTTTGGGATCTATTCTCGCAAGGGCTCTCTTTCTGCGGAGAGCCTCCTTGACAACCGTCCATCCGTGA